From one Lysinibacillus sp. G4S2 genomic stretch:
- the speG gene encoding spermidine N1-acetyltransferase translates to MSESIKLRPLEREDLKYVHKLNNDSRIMSYWFEEPYESFVELQDLFEKHIHKQSERRFIVEKEKEILGLVELVEIDLIHRNAEFQIIIDPNSQGKGYAYAATILAMKYAFHILNLHKLYLIVDKQNEKAIYIYKKAGFHIEGELKEEFFTEGKYRDALRMCIFQYEFNNQM, encoded by the coding sequence ATGTCAGAAAGTATCAAGTTAAGACCGTTAGAAAGAGAAGATTTAAAATATGTTCATAAATTAAATAATGATTCTAGAATCATGTCATATTGGTTTGAAGAACCGTATGAATCTTTTGTAGAACTACAAGATTTATTTGAAAAGCATATCCATAAACAAAGTGAAAGACGTTTTATAGTCGAAAAAGAAAAGGAAATTCTTGGATTAGTTGAATTAGTTGAAATTGACCTGATCCACCGTAATGCAGAATTTCAAATTATTATTGATCCTAATTCTCAAGGAAAAGGATATGCCTACGCTGCTACTATTTTGGCAATGAAATACGCCTTTCATATTTTAAATCTACACAAACTATATTTAATTGTTGATAAACAAAACGAAAAAGCCATTTACATTTATAAAAAAGCTGGATTTCATATTGAGGGAGAACTTAAAGAAGAATTTTTTACTGAAGGTAAATATCGAGACGCCCTTCGCATGTGTATATTCCAATATGAGTTTAATAACCAAATGTAG
- a CDS encoding MFS transporter: MTRRISQNKVFVLYLLSISTFFASLNQNIYTPIIPLIRDFFSVSINWVNFTVSSFIFIIAMIQISLGTVIDSKNQKRLLLISFIFINISTIFCAYADHFLLFLIARIVQAIGAGIIPLVTINMITRLFEGEARGSAIGTYQILLTLAPAISPILGGLLGQYYGHQGIFLFLFVISAVLFILIIYGLPDNERKDDQGKTSSLLKTYIAVFSNYMGVSTMIVSFFVFFVYFSILVYLPILLNDQYHVPLQIIGLLYLPLTVSMILGSVIFKKLQKRIPLNDLFIAVLFLMPLEVILFGLLHTKTIIGLAILLFGYGMTVGFSPPLFSTMISNEYSQNRGTALGLFNFIRYSGMAIGGMFSGLYKVIPSNLVYVFLGIFLFFTSILHYRSLKKRLLY, translated from the coding sequence ATGACAAGACGAATATCTCAAAACAAAGTATTTGTTTTGTATTTGTTAAGTATAAGCACTTTTTTTGCCTCTTTAAATCAAAACATTTATACACCGATTATTCCTCTTATTCGGGATTTTTTCAGCGTCTCAATTAATTGGGTAAACTTCACAGTGAGCAGTTTTATTTTTATTATTGCTATGATTCAAATCAGTTTAGGGACGGTAATTGATAGTAAAAACCAAAAGAGATTATTATTGATTAGCTTTATTTTTATTAATATTTCTACGATATTTTGTGCATATGCAGATCATTTTCTGCTCTTTTTGATAGCTAGAATAGTCCAAGCTATTGGTGCTGGAATCATCCCTTTAGTAACGATAAATATGATTACACGATTATTTGAAGGCGAAGCAAGAGGCAGTGCAATAGGAACGTATCAAATATTACTTACACTCGCTCCAGCTATTTCACCTATATTGGGAGGTTTACTTGGGCAATATTATGGCCACCAAGGAATTTTCCTATTCCTCTTTGTTATATCTGCAGTATTATTTATTTTGATTATTTACGGACTTCCAGATAATGAAAGGAAAGATGACCAAGGTAAAACAAGCAGCTTATTGAAAACGTATATTGCTGTTTTTTCTAATTATATGGGTGTAAGTACAATGATCGTCAGTTTCTTTGTATTCTTTGTATATTTTTCTATTCTTGTTTACTTGCCGATATTGCTTAACGATCAATATCACGTTCCGTTGCAAATCATTGGTTTATTATACTTACCCTTGACCGTTAGTATGATTTTGGGAAGTGTAATATTCAAAAAATTACAGAAAAGAATTCCTTTAAATGACTTGTTTATTGCTGTTCTATTTTTAATGCCCTTAGAAGTAATATTATTTGGTTTACTACATACTAAAACAATTATTGGATTGGCTATCCTATTATTTGGCTATGGCATGACAGTGGGATTTTCACCTCCTTTATTTTCAACTATGATAAGTAATGAATACAGCCAAAATCGAGGAACTGCTTTAGGTCTTTTTAATTTCATCCGTTATTCTGGTATGGCAATCGGAGGAATGTTCTCTGGATTATATAAAGTCATTCCAAGTAATCTAGTATATGTTTTTTTAGGTATCTTTCTTTTTTTCACTTCAATATTACATTATCGAAGTTTAAAGAAAAGACTTTTGTATTAG
- a CDS encoding histidine phosphatase family protein — MRTYIYLVRHGDSPKYGDERTRDLTEKGRLDAHRITDILKKEAIDVVISSPYRRSILTVQKVAEQIEKEVIVFEDLKERIFNAKDTRMSDKDLIPLLEKSFSDSNFALQGGESNADCQKRAIKVLKDIVNIYQGQKVVIGTHGAVMTLMMRYYDSKYDLNFLLQTTKPDIYRMEFEGQELVEVKRLWEIS, encoded by the coding sequence ATGAGAACATATATATATTTGGTTCGACACGGTGATTCTCCAAAATATGGGGATGAAAGAACAAGAGATTTAACTGAAAAAGGCAGATTAGACGCTCATCGAATAACTGATATATTAAAAAAAGAGGCCATTGATGTTGTTATTTCAAGCCCGTATCGTCGTTCAATCCTAACTGTACAGAAAGTAGCAGAACAAATTGAAAAAGAAGTAATTGTATTTGAAGACCTTAAAGAGAGAATTTTTAATGCTAAAGATACGCGAATGTCTGACAAGGACTTAATTCCTTTATTAGAAAAGTCATTTTCTGATTCAAACTTTGCTTTACAGGGAGGAGAGTCTAATGCTGACTGCCAGAAACGTGCTATAAAAGTCTTAAAAGATATAGTAAACATATATCAAGGACAGAAAGTAGTGATTGGTACGCATGGGGCTGTTATGACTTTAATGATGAGGTATTATGACAGTAAATACGATTTAAACTTTTTACTTCAAACAACGAAACCAGATATATACAGAATGGAATTCGAAGGGCAAGAATTGGTGGAAGTAAAAAGATTGTGGGAAATTTCTTAG
- a CDS encoding (2Fe-2S)-binding protein — translation MGNCCDSSHKKIINENAIVCPSCKNKAKSVKLMTIKSLIKPAVLETINAVENHYFCSTTDCHVVYFDLSNKMYHISDIKVAVHQKDDSLHTPICYCFDWTKEKIKQYVENELTPNPLEHIRSNIKENRCGCEVNNPQGSCCLGNVTKYIKGLA, via the coding sequence ATGGGAAACTGTTGTGATAGTAGCCATAAAAAAATTATAAATGAAAACGCTATTGTATGTCCTTCTTGTAAAAATAAAGCTAAAAGCGTAAAACTAATGACGATTAAATCATTGATTAAACCAGCTGTATTAGAAACAATAAATGCTGTGGAAAATCACTATTTTTGTTCAACTACAGATTGTCATGTAGTTTATTTTGATTTGAGTAATAAGATGTACCATATTTCTGATATAAAGGTAGCTGTGCATCAAAAGGATGACTCATTACACACACCGATATGTTATTGTTTTGATTGGACTAAAGAAAAAATTAAACAATATGTTGAAAATGAACTCACGCCTAATCCCTTAGAACACATTCGTTCAAATATAAAAGAAAACCGTTGTGGATGCGAGGTAAACAACCCTCAAGGAAGTTGTTGTTTGGGGAATGTTACGAAATATATTAAAGGTTTAGCCTAA
- a CDS encoding LuxR C-terminal-related transcriptional regulator: MYGIEGITKGKWWYERSSIYEVQRRVYSMNHRISEYEYKVAEVQKRISLVHGDREREILHRLLNGDSMRAIGKHMKLSSTTIFRGRYNILNQMMEKEEETAIAVSFYYLNNSK; the protein is encoded by the coding sequence ATGTATGGTATTGAGGGCATTACCAAAGGCAAGTGGTGGTACGAGCGATCCAGTATTTATGAAGTTCAAAGACGTGTATATTCAATGAATCATCGCATCAGTGAATACGAATATAAGGTTGCTGAGGTGCAAAAGCGAATATCGTTAGTACATGGAGATCGTGAGAGGGAGATACTTCATAGGCTACTTAATGGTGATAGTATGCGAGCGATTGGTAAACACATGAAGCTCTCTAGTACTACTATCTTCAGGGGTAGATACAATATTTTGAATCAGATGATGGAAAAGGAGGAAGAGACAGCAATAGCTGTCTCTTTTTACTATTTAAATAATTCAAAATAA
- a CDS encoding spore coat protein, with protein sequence MASFEIGARSLFNFRNERFFLLVEDEVTIPAQGVEIDPVNIYEIDQQTFNFIRNEGDTPVIRPVITLPPVPPGFKLERKCIFTVDNAYYVIYDLENGTDNNVLLRIGAALFNSMRNSGVRECIPQDFIN encoded by the coding sequence ATGGCATCATTTGAAATTGGAGCGAGAAGTCTTTTCAATTTTCGAAACGAACGCTTTTTCCTATTAGTTGAAGATGAAGTTACAATTCCAGCTCAAGGTGTAGAGATTGATCCAGTTAATATCTATGAGATTGACCAACAAACTTTCAATTTTATTAGAAATGAAGGAGATACACCTGTGATTCGACCAGTTATTACTCTTCCACCTGTACCACCTGGATTTAAATTAGAACGAAAATGTATTTTTACAGTTGATAATGCATACTACGTAATTTATGATTTAGAAAATGGAACAGATAACAATGTTTTATTAAGAATCGGCGCAGCTTTATTTAACTCAATGAGAAATTCTGGTGTTCGTGAATGTATTCCTCAAGATTTTATTAATTAA
- a CDS encoding DJ-1/PfpI family protein — translation MKIAIVCFDNFTDIDVFLPWDILNRVRLVGGMSEWDVQLLGTETTHISMSGLRIPMTGDISEIPSADAVIFASGKGVQDLYKNQEYLDKIILDPQRQLIGSMCSGALLLGAKNLLTGKKATTYPSVVDQLKQFDVDVIEQSFVNEGNISTAAGCFAAQDLSAWIIGTLVNETMVDIVLETVQPVGKGLYFQKTQI, via the coding sequence ATGAAAATTGCAATTGTCTGTTTCGATAACTTCACTGATATAGATGTTTTTTTACCATGGGATATATTAAATCGTGTACGTCTAGTTGGTGGTATGTCTGAATGGGATGTCCAACTATTAGGAACAGAAACAACTCATATATCTATGTCAGGTTTGAGAATACCAATGACAGGAGACATATCCGAGATCCCTTCTGCTGACGCTGTTATTTTTGCCAGTGGTAAGGGTGTACAAGACTTATATAAAAATCAAGAATATTTAGATAAAATTATTTTAGATCCCCAAAGACAATTAATAGGCTCTATGTGTTCAGGTGCTCTACTACTGGGAGCTAAAAATTTGTTAACAGGCAAAAAAGCAACTACATATCCATCTGTAGTAGATCAACTAAAACAATTTGATGTAGATGTCATTGAACAAAGTTTTGTAAATGAAGGCAATATCTCTACTGCTGCTGGTTGTTTTGCTGCACAAGATTTATCAGCTTGGATAATAGGAACTCTTGTTAATGAAACAATGGTTGACATTGTACTAGAAACTGTTCAACCAGTAGGTAAAGGTTTGTATTTCCAAAAGACTCAAATATAA
- a CDS encoding DUF423 domain-containing protein → MEILLALGAIMACLGVVLGAFGAHALKDKFASPHYAAIWETAVQYHMYHSLGLLGLGILSSDALLGASSMLSWAGYLMFAGIVFFSGSLYVLAVTGVKKLGAITPIGGLLFIIAWVLVAISAFS, encoded by the coding sequence ATGGAAATTTTATTAGCTTTAGGGGCTATTATGGCTTGTCTTGGTGTTGTGCTAGGTGCTTTTGGGGCACATGCACTAAAAGATAAATTTGCGTCACCACATTATGCGGCCATTTGGGAAACTGCGGTGCAATATCATATGTATCATTCATTAGGCTTACTGGGACTTGGTATTTTATCTAGCGATGCTCTTTTAGGAGCTTCTAGTATGCTTTCTTGGGCAGGTTATTTAATGTTTGCTGGTATTGTGTTTTTCTCTGGCAGTTTATATGTATTAGCCGTTACAGGTGTGAAAAAGCTTGGAGCGATTACACCAATCGGCGGTTTGTTGTTTATAATTGCCTGGGTGCTTGTTGCTATTTCTGCATTTTCTTAA
- a CDS encoding thioesterase family protein has product MFVSEKQIEIRYAETDQMGVVYHANYIIWMEIGRSQLVNDAGFEYAALEKDGYVSPVMDLSISYKAAMHYGQVATVRTWVEKHDRLRTTYGYEILHEDGTIAATAQSVHILAHKDTLRPVSLSKIDPAWDAKYKEIACETK; this is encoded by the coding sequence ATGTTTGTAAGTGAGAAACAAATAGAAATTCGATATGCTGAGACCGACCAAATGGGCGTGGTGTACCATGCAAACTACATCATTTGGATGGAGATTGGACGCTCACAGCTAGTAAATGATGCAGGCTTTGAGTATGCAGCGTTAGAAAAAGATGGTTATGTATCGCCGGTGATGGATTTATCCATTTCTTATAAGGCAGCTATGCATTATGGCCAAGTAGCAACTGTGCGTACATGGGTGGAAAAGCATGATCGTTTACGTACAACATATGGCTATGAAATTTTACATGAAGATGGAACGATAGCTGCGACTGCTCAGTCAGTACATATTTTAGCCCATAAAGATACGTTACGTCCGGTATCGCTAAGTAAAATTGATCCGGCTTGGGATGCGAAATACAAAGAAATCGCATGTGAAACGAAATAG
- a CDS encoding serine hydrolase domain-containing protein has protein sequence MKNKLSAVLAATLALTMSLPTGAMAFSSNQTTVVASQELASQELKKIAAEKATLLTKSYETTSVQYALIDNGKLILSGQTGKNDMNGKQPLTKDTLYGIGSVSKMYATAAVMKLVDEGKVDLDVPVVHYVPDFKMKDERYKSITPRMLLNHSSGLQGSTLSSSFLFKDNDTYAHDNLLQQLSNQQLKADPGAFSVYCNDGFTLAEIMVERVSGMSFTEFIHQRFTKPLKLNHTKTPQDKWEDDKRAGLYFPTYQGQLPAESVNVIGTGGISSTAEDMVRFSQIFMGQGKGILSDKAVKAMEQEEYKKGMWPGDGDNIINYGLGWDSVKLYPFSEYGIKGLAKGGDTALQHASLVVLPEQKMAVAVLSSSGSSTTNQMMATEILLAALKEKGVIKDIKPNKSFGKPVKAKMPHEVAKKAGFYGNSFSQFKIEITKNGELILPSNPEEKYVYTADGSFINEKGTSKLNFVTEKNRRTYLRESTFISLPGLGQEAMTYYLGEKLEDNALSKETAAAWAKREGVNFYLVSEKFSSMQYLMMPTKQINSKEGMEGYWESRKITGPNTAMHQLQIPVMGGRDTSEARFYTEGGDEYMEMSGYLYVSESNVKPLDVSQSSKVTLQANGHAKWFTIPQEAAGKTMTVALPEKSAFAVYDEEGVCVNFTVVSGNNKVKLPKNGTVVFAGAPNSKFEITLN, from the coding sequence ATGAAAAATAAACTATCTGCGGTGTTAGCCGCAACATTAGCGTTAACGATGAGCCTACCAACAGGGGCGATGGCGTTTTCTAGCAATCAGACTACGGTTGTGGCTAGCCAAGAATTAGCTAGTCAAGAACTGAAAAAGATTGCGGCAGAGAAGGCTACTCTACTCACGAAGTCCTATGAGACGACTAGCGTTCAGTATGCGTTAATTGATAATGGCAAACTTATTTTGTCGGGGCAGACAGGCAAGAACGATATGAATGGGAAACAGCCGCTGACCAAAGATACCCTATACGGGATTGGTTCAGTCAGTAAAATGTATGCAACGGCGGCTGTAATGAAATTGGTCGACGAAGGAAAAGTCGATTTGGATGTTCCTGTCGTCCACTATGTTCCTGATTTCAAGATGAAAGACGAGCGTTACAAAAGCATTACGCCACGTATGCTGTTGAACCACTCCTCCGGCTTGCAAGGTAGTACGCTTAGTAGTTCATTTTTATTTAAAGATAATGATACCTATGCGCATGATAACTTGTTGCAGCAATTGTCCAACCAGCAATTGAAGGCGGATCCTGGCGCGTTCTCGGTATACTGCAACGATGGCTTTACGCTAGCCGAGATTATGGTGGAAAGAGTCAGCGGTATGAGCTTTACCGAATTTATACATCAACGGTTTACAAAACCCTTAAAGCTAAATCATACGAAAACGCCGCAGGACAAATGGGAAGACGATAAGCGGGCTGGACTTTATTTTCCAACGTACCAAGGGCAGCTTCCTGCTGAATCGGTGAATGTGATTGGTACGGGAGGAATCTCTTCCACAGCAGAAGATATGGTGCGATTCTCACAAATATTCATGGGACAGGGAAAAGGAATCCTCTCTGATAAGGCAGTCAAGGCGATGGAGCAAGAGGAATATAAAAAAGGAATGTGGCCTGGGGATGGAGATAATATTATCAACTATGGTCTTGGCTGGGATAGTGTGAAACTATATCCATTCAGTGAATATGGGATAAAGGGCTTGGCTAAAGGCGGAGACACGGCACTGCAACATGCATCACTGGTCGTACTTCCTGAGCAGAAGATGGCAGTGGCTGTGTTGTCATCCAGCGGTAGCAGCACTACAAATCAAATGATGGCGACTGAAATACTGCTCGCTGCGCTTAAAGAGAAGGGCGTAATTAAGGATATCAAGCCGAACAAATCCTTTGGTAAGCCGGTCAAGGCCAAGATGCCTCATGAAGTAGCAAAGAAAGCGGGTTTTTACGGCAATAGTTTCAGTCAATTCAAAATAGAAATTACGAAGAATGGTGAACTGATTTTACCATCTAATCCAGAAGAAAAATATGTATATACTGCGGATGGAAGCTTTATTAATGAGAAAGGTACCTCCAAGCTCAACTTCGTCACTGAGAAGAATAGACGAACATATTTGAGGGAGAGCACATTTATATCGCTGCCAGGTTTAGGGCAAGAAGCGATGACTTACTATTTAGGCGAGAAACTAGAAGACAACGCGCTATCGAAGGAAACCGCTGCCGCATGGGCGAAGCGGGAAGGCGTCAATTTCTATCTTGTGAGCGAGAAATTTAGTTCTATGCAATATTTAATGATGCCTACCAAACAAATTAATAGTAAGGAAGGCATGGAGGGCTATTGGGAAAGCAGAAAAATTACAGGCCCTAACACGGCGATGCATCAGCTCCAAATACCTGTGATGGGTGGCCGTGATACGTCGGAAGCCCGTTTCTATACAGAAGGCGGCGATGAATATATGGAGATGTCCGGATATTTATACGTAAGTGAATCCAACGTAAAACCGCTGGATGTAAGCCAATCATCCAAAGTTACGCTTCAAGCAAATGGGCATGCGAAATGGTTTACGATCCCGCAAGAGGCAGCAGGGAAAACGATGACCGTGGCGTTGCCAGAGAAGAGTGCGTTCGCAGTGTATGATGAGGAGGGTGTATGCGTCAATTTTACTGTTGTGAGCGGCAATAACAAAGTAAAACTACCGAAGAACGGAACGGTTGTATTTGCTGGCGCGCCGAACTCCAAATTTGAAATCACGTTGAACTAG
- a CDS encoding EAL domain-containing protein, protein MDAIEVLTNLDQIHGYFQPIFSADAHTVIAYEISGQLQIEGQQINLKDFVNNEDIPEEYRIDMEHKILHAALEKIGEIAPDVDIYIPSNPNILMQDFGESHFNIIQQYISEEELHRIVLVVSEHRFLGDIHKLHHALRYFTTFGVKIAVQEVGAESHLEHIALLSPQILKVNIRDLNYDSWSAQSDMISAIGSLAYKIGANLLFEGIETVYQLQFAWKNGGRFYQGRYLANPAMTFVEKDILKERFKEECQQFITSEKKMLEAQYFELKKLREELEAIVHRVKPSSDNISHLEHLAQLLDSYSFRLYICNEDGFQLSPNVMRIDGQWELQPRAINKNWSWRPYFLQTIIKMRNDQSGEISELYRDIETGEITRTFSIAINEHEYLFVDLSYDYLYEHNIFR, encoded by the coding sequence ATGGACGCAATTGAAGTGTTAACAAATTTAGATCAAATACATGGGTATTTTCAACCTATATTTAGCGCGGATGCGCATACGGTGATTGCCTACGAAATTTCCGGACAGTTACAAATCGAGGGTCAACAAATTAATTTAAAAGATTTTGTAAATAATGAAGATATTCCAGAAGAGTACCGTATTGACATGGAACATAAAATTCTACATGCTGCATTAGAAAAAATAGGAGAGATTGCACCGGATGTTGATATTTATATTCCAAGTAATCCGAACATACTGATGCAGGATTTCGGAGAAAGTCACTTTAATATTATTCAACAATATATAAGTGAAGAAGAGTTACATCGTATTGTATTAGTTGTTTCTGAACATCGTTTTCTAGGTGACATTCATAAGCTACACCATGCACTACGTTACTTTACGACATTTGGTGTGAAAATTGCCGTTCAGGAAGTGGGAGCGGAGAGTCATTTAGAACATATTGCTCTATTATCCCCACAAATTTTAAAGGTGAATATTCGAGATTTAAATTATGATTCTTGGTCTGCACAGTCTGATATGATATCAGCAATAGGGAGCCTCGCTTATAAAATTGGTGCAAACCTCTTATTTGAAGGAATCGAAACCGTTTATCAATTACAGTTTGCCTGGAAAAATGGAGGGCGCTTCTATCAAGGACGATACTTAGCAAATCCTGCAATGACATTTGTAGAAAAGGATATTTTAAAGGAGCGATTTAAAGAGGAGTGCCAGCAATTTATTACATCTGAAAAGAAAATGCTTGAAGCGCAATATTTTGAGCTGAAAAAATTGAGAGAGGAGCTAGAAGCGATTGTCCATCGTGTTAAACCTTCTAGTGACAACATCTCACATTTAGAGCATTTGGCACAGCTGTTGGATAGTTATTCATTCCGATTATATATTTGTAATGAAGATGGCTTCCAACTATCTCCAAACGTTATGCGTATAGATGGACAGTGGGAATTGCAGCCTAGAGCTATTAATAAAAACTGGAGCTGGCGTCCATATTTCCTACAAACAATCATTAAAATGCGCAACGATCAAAGCGGGGAAATTTCAGAGCTTTATCGAGATATTGAGACAGGGGAAATTACAAGAACGTTTTCGATTGCTATTAACGAACATGAGTATTTGTTCGTCGATCTTTCCTATGATTACCTTTATGAGCACAATATATTTAGATAG
- a CDS encoding MarR family transcriptional regulator has translation MDKINKKEEALESLQHLITEREAAQKRRKVDKAGQEEVLVLDWTLTQLHIVATIKEKGRANNTFLSESLKLSKPAITKAVKKLLQHNILAKMHQGENKKEVYYLLTESGEKLALIHNQLHEQARNSYLSILDNFNIAELETIIKFLNAVTENIKQN, from the coding sequence ATGGATAAGATAAATAAAAAAGAAGAAGCTTTGGAGTCTCTACAACATTTAATTACAGAAAGAGAAGCAGCCCAAAAAAGGAGAAAAGTAGATAAAGCAGGCCAAGAAGAAGTGTTAGTTTTAGATTGGACACTTACTCAATTACATATCGTTGCAACAATTAAAGAAAAGGGGAGGGCTAATAATACTTTTCTCTCTGAAAGTTTAAAACTATCTAAACCAGCTATTACAAAAGCCGTTAAAAAGTTGTTACAACATAATATTCTTGCAAAAATGCACCAAGGAGAAAATAAAAAAGAGGTTTATTATCTTCTGACAGAATCAGGAGAGAAGCTTGCTTTAATTCATAATCAATTACATGAGCAAGCAAGAAACAGCTATTTAAGTATTTTAGATAATTTTAATATAGCCGAATTAGAGACTATTATTAAGTTTTTAAACGCTGTTACTGAGAATATAAAGCAAAATTAA
- a CDS encoding SPFH domain-containing protein: protein MGLLKAGVGALTGVLEDQWREYFYCESLSSDVLVAKGVKRTSKRGSNKGNDNIISNGSIIAINEGQCMMIVEQGKVVEFSAESGEYVYDTSTEPSIMYGNDLSESIMETFKQIGKRFTFGGEPAKDQRVYYFNKKEIVGNKYGTPAPIPFRVIDRNIGLDIDIAIRCHGEYSYKIVDPLLFYTNVCGNVEREFTRDAIDSQLKTELMTALQPAFAHISASGVRYSEIPAHTVALADALNKVLSEKWLSTRGLAVVSFGISSLKASEEDEAMIKQLQRNAVMRDPGMAAAHLTGAQAEAMIAAANNDGGAMAGFMGMNMAAQSGGVNAGQLYQMNEQNKQVAQKQQTATTSGAWKCACGHENTGKFCSECGAKKPLGALQYVCDKCGWQPEDPANPPKFCPECGDVFDENDVK from the coding sequence ATGGGTTTATTAAAAGCAGGAGTTGGCGCATTAACGGGTGTTCTAGAAGATCAATGGCGTGAATATTTCTATTGTGAGTCACTCTCATCAGATGTTCTTGTAGCAAAGGGTGTTAAACGTACTTCTAAACGAGGATCAAATAAAGGCAATGACAATATTATTAGTAATGGCTCTATTATTGCAATTAATGAAGGTCAATGTATGATGATTGTCGAGCAAGGGAAAGTAGTGGAGTTCTCTGCGGAGTCTGGGGAGTATGTTTATGATACATCAACAGAGCCTTCGATTATGTATGGCAATGATTTGTCCGAAAGTATTATGGAAACATTCAAGCAAATTGGTAAACGCTTCACATTTGGAGGAGAACCTGCAAAGGATCAGCGTGTGTACTATTTTAATAAAAAAGAAATCGTCGGCAATAAATACGGAACACCAGCACCGATTCCATTCCGAGTTATAGACCGTAACATAGGCCTAGATATTGATATTGCTATTCGTTGTCATGGCGAATATTCATATAAAATTGTCGATCCATTATTATTTTATACAAATGTTTGTGGAAACGTAGAGCGTGAATTTACAAGAGACGCAATCGATAGCCAATTAAAAACAGAGTTAATGACTGCGTTACAGCCAGCTTTCGCACATATTTCAGCAAGTGGAGTACGCTATAGTGAAATTCCTGCACATACAGTTGCTTTAGCGGATGCTCTCAATAAAGTATTGTCAGAAAAATGGTTATCAACTCGTGGTCTAGCGGTTGTATCATTTGGCATTAGTTCTTTAAAAGCATCTGAAGAAGATGAGGCGATGATTAAACAATTACAACGAAATGCCGTAATGCGTGATCCAGGTATGGCTGCAGCTCATTTAACGGGTGCTCAGGCGGAAGCGATGATCGCAGCAGCAAACAATGATGGCGGAGCAATGGCAGGGTTTATGGGCATGAACATGGCAGCTCAATCAGGCGGTGTTAATGCAGGACAGCTTTACCAAATGAATGAGCAAAATAAACAGGTAGCCCAGAAACAACAAACAGCGACGACTTCTGGTGCATGGAAATGTGCTTGTGGCCATGAAAACACTGGTAAATTCTGTAGCGAATGTGGTGCTAAAAAACCTTTAGGAGCATTACAATACGTGTGCGATAAATGTGGTTGGCAGCCAGAAGATCCTGCAAACCCACCAAAATTCTGTCCAGAGTGTGGCGATGTGTTTGATGAAAATGATGTTAAGTAA